Proteins from one Panicum virgatum strain AP13 chromosome 7K, P.virgatum_v5, whole genome shotgun sequence genomic window:
- the LOC120641468 gene encoding zinc finger MYM-type protein 1-like, translating to MKRKKTIDSFFKPIVSSSRVPENPNATNDQATPIDVQVPEQNATPPSEAQQARNVTTAFERDPGKRTQIWQLSPTEQDEAIRFYISEGPYQPKFEPDEYPYNDAIHRRRFCRNWYADFWWLEYSPHTKRAYCFPCFLFSKKPIGKAGSDAFTVKGFQNWKKVHSSDKCAFLTHMGQDPSSAHNYSVQCYNNLKNRIAHIDQVVLKQKEKRVADARLRLKTTIDSIRWLTFQACPFRGHDESPDSINQGNFLEMVKLLASYNKEVNDVVLQNAPKNAKYTSPDVQKEILNIYARKVQISIREEIGNSKFCIMVDESRDESKKEQMAIVVRFVNKEGIIKERFLDLIHVKDTAALTLKDSICAVLSDNNLSVRDIRGQGYDGASNMRGEWNGLKALILSECPYAYYIHCMAHQLQLALVAASREAHEVHNFFQHAISIINVVSASSKRNDELLAKQAEQIAHEIELGELDTGRGANQMGSLQRPGDTRWSSHYKSIQSLKKMFGATISVLRNIANDRSIKRFSRGDAAGALHIILTFDFVFVLLLMEKIMKITEVLCQTLQKKSIDILNAMDSVSNTKVLLRDLRNDGWEPLLNEVMDFCGKHEVEIPDLNRRYADVTKSRNKHDNTTTLHHYKIDVFNVAIDQQLIELEDRFSSQATELLSLCASLDPRLDSFDRSKISTLVEKYYPADFSNQERAQLECQLPHFQLDVCNNPELSSLPSLADLTNGLVKLGKNSHYPMVDRLLRLVMTLPVSTATTERAFSAMKLAKTRPRNKMGDDFLRSYMIIYIEKELAAKITSEDIINSYDLVGSRRGKLKLIEM from the exons ATGAAGAGGAAAAAGACCATTGATAGTTTTTTTAAGCCGATTGTTTCCAGCTCTCGTGTCCCTGAAAATCCTAATGCAACAAATGATCAAGCTACGCCAATTGATGTGCAAGTTCCAGAGCAAAATGCTACGCCACCATCAGAAGCTCAACAAGCTAGAAATGTAACCACAGCATTTGAGAGAGACCCTGGTAAACGCACTCAAATTTGGCAGCTCTCGCCTACAGAACAAGATGAAGCTATAAGGTTTTATATATCTGAAGGGCCATATCAACCGAAGTTTGAACCGGATGAATATCCCTATAATGATGCAATTCACCGTCGTCGATTCTGTAGAAATTGGTATGCAGATTTCTGGTGGCTAGAGTATTCACCTCACACCAAACGTGCATATTGCTTCCCTTGTTTTCTCTTTTCAAAAAAGCCAATTGGGAAGGCTGGCTCAGATGCATTCACTGTGAAGGGATTTCAAAATTGGAAGAAGGTCCACAGTTCAGATAAGTGTGCATTTCTAACTCACATGGGTCAGGATCCTAGCTCAGCTCATAACTATTCAGTTCAGTGTTACAACAACCTCAAAAATAGAATTGCTCACATTGACCAAGTGGTTCTTAAACAAAAGGAGAAGAGAGTAGCAGATGCCAGACTTAGACTTAAAACCACAATTGATTCCATTCG GTGGTTAACATTTCAAGCATGTCCATTTAGAGGCCATGATGAGTCTCCAGATTCCATAAATCAAGGCAATTTTTTGGAAATGGTCAAACTTTTGGCCTCTTATAACAAGGAGGTGAATGATGTTGTGTTACAAAATGCTCCAAAAAATGCAAAGTACACATCACCTGATGTCCAGAAGGAAATTCTAAACATATATGCTCGGAAAGTGCAGATTTCAATCAGAGAAGAAATTGGCAATAGCAAGTTTTGCATAATGGTCGATGAATCTCGAGATGAATCAAAAAAAGAGCAAATGGCAATCGTTGTTCGGTTTGTCAACAAAGAAGGTATCATAAAGGAGCGTTTCCTTGACCTCATTCACGTTAAGGACACTGCCGCATTGACTCTTAAGGACTCAATTTGTGCTGTCCTATCAGATAATAACTTGAGTGTGAGAGATATTAGAGGTCAAGGCTATGATGGGGCAAGTAATATGCGAGGAGAGTGGAATGGGTTGAAGGCTTTAATTCTCAGTGAGTGTCCTTATGCATATTACATCCATTGCATGGCTCATCAGCTCCAATTAGCTTTAGTTGCAGCATCAAGGGAGGCACATGAGGTGCACAATTTTTTTCAGCATGCCATTTCCATCATTAATGTCGTTAGTGCTTCTTCTAAGCGTAATGATGAGTTATTAGCAAAGCAAGCTGAACAAATTGCACATGAAATTGAATTGGGAGAGCTTGATACAGGAAGGGGTGCTAATCAGATGGGCTCTTTACAGAGGCCAGGGGACACTAGATGGAGTTCTCATTACAAGTCGAttcagagtttgaaaaagaTGTTTGGTGCCACAATTTCAGTGCTGCGCAACATTGCAAATGATCGTTCCATTAAAAGGTTTTCTCGGGGTGATGCTGCAGGTGCCCTTCACATTATTCTCACATTTGATTTTGTCTTTGTTCTACTGTTGATGGAGAAAATAATGAAAATCACAGAGGTGTTATGccaaacactacaaaagaaATCTATAGATATCTTAAATGCAATGGATTCAGTTTCTAACACAAAGGTGTTACTTCGTGACCTGCGCAATGATGGTTGGGAACCTCTTCTGAATGAGGTCATGGACTTTTGTGGGAAGCATGAGGTTGAAATCCCAGATCTAAATCGCAG ATATGCTGATGTGACAAAATCTCGGAACAAGCATGACAACACTACAACTCTTCACCATTATAAAATAGATGTGTTTAATGTGGCAATTGATCAACAACTAATTGAATTGGAGGACAGATTTAGCTCTCAAGCTACAGAACTTCTATCACTTTGTGCCTCTTTGGATCCAAGACTGGACAGCTTTGATAGGTCAAAGATATCTACCCTAGTAGAAAAATATTATCCGGCTGATTTTTCTAATCAAGAAAGAGCCCAATTAGAATGCCAACTGCCGCATTTTCAACTTGATGTGTGCAACAATCCAGAGCTAAGTAGTCTCCCATCACTTGCTGATCTGACAAATGGGCTTGTTAAATTGGGCAAAAATTCTCATTATCCAATGGTTGATAGATTGTTAAGATTAGTCATGACTCTTCCGGTGTCAACTGCAACCACGGAGAGAGCATTCTCAGCTATGAAACTTGCCAAGACTCGTCCACGCAACAAAATGGGAGATGATTTTCTACGTAGTTACATGATAATTTATATTGAAAAGGAATTGGCAGCAAAGATTACTTCTGAAGATATCATCAATTCTTATGATCTAGTTGGTTCTCGTAGAGGTAAATTAAAGTTAATAGAGATGTAA